From the genome of Miscanthus floridulus cultivar M001 chromosome 10, ASM1932011v1, whole genome shotgun sequence, one region includes:
- the LOC136489863 gene encoding uncharacterized protein, protein MEEEPPAKDVHAGAVAMDVEATSGPAALALVNDVENTERVDWSTIQIVETVDDEGRIELMSESQMCELLGLGDEGTPNIPTQASDRRMDEEGNDNELGQDVDGAAIPTNDAVPGEIVISYDKNNPSMEVGTQYPTMEEFKLAVRTYAIKEFHLGVEKSTTKKYRGFCKSGDESTGPCPWRINGSKLDGSATVEVTVLVDKHECVSSERMQVTTPSCKWVASRAVDILRVEPNIGTKELKTRLETNPIHRCIIGYDTVQRGKKRALEEIYGKWSDSFELLFRWKAEVMKRSPGSVVQIDVLEVDGEVYFHRFFCALKPCIDGFLEGCRPHLSVDATALNGRYI, encoded by the exons ATGGAGGAAGAGCCTCCAGCCAAAGATGTCCACGCTGGGGCGGTTGCCATGGACGTCGAGGCAACGTCGGGGCCTGCTGCCCTAGCCCTAGTAAATGATGTCGAAAATACAGAAAGAGTTGATTGGTCTACCATACAGATAGTTGAGACAGTTGATGATGAAGGTCGAATTGAACTTATGAGCGAGAGTCAGATGTGTGAGCTATTGGGATTGGGAGATGAGGGCACACCAAATATACCTACACAAGCATCTGATCGTCGAATGGATGAAGAAGGCAATGATAATGAGCTTGGTCAAGATGTTGATGGTGCTGCCATTCCTACTAATGATGCCGTACCGGGTGAGATCGTCATTTCATATGATAAGAACAACCCATCAATGGAGGTTGGGACACAGTACCCAACAATGGAAGAGTTCAAGCTAGCAGTGCGGACATATGCCATCAAGGAGTTCCATTTAGGAGTAGAGAAGTCAACTACGAAGAAATATAGGGGTTTTTGCAAGTCTGGTGATGAATCGACGGGCCCTTGTCCTTGGAGGATAAATGGGTCGAAACTGGATGGCAGCGCTACTGTGGAG gTAACCGTGTTAGTTGATAAACATGAATGTGTGTCTAGTGAGAGGATGCAGGTTACAACTCCAAGTTGCAAGTGGGTAGCTAGCAGGGCTGTGGATATCCTTAGAGTTGAACCAAACATTGGTACCAAGGAACTGAAAACGAGGTTGGAGACAAACCCAATACATAGGTGTATAATTGGATATGACACTGTACAACGGGGTAAAAAAAGAGCTCTTGAAGAGATTTATGGGAAATGGTCAGATAGCTTTGAGCTATTGTTTAGGTGGAAGGCCGAGGTGATGAAGCGGAGTCCTGGGAGTGTCGTTCAGATCGATGTTCTTGAGGTAGATGGTGAGGTATATTTCCACCGTTTTTTCTGTGCCCTGAAACCATGCATTGATGGATTCCTGGAAGGTTGTAGGCCTCATTTGAGCGTAGATGCTACAGCACTTAATGGGAGGTATATTTGA
- the LOC136487387 gene encoding L-type lectin-domain containing receptor kinase IX.1-like: MARASASAPLYSLAFICLSYSFLVLCMHVPSSSSVSFSFNFSNTTGDDPCGGLELMCYRDAHFDKTTSAIELTKDLRGEITDSQGRVWYKLPVPLWKESTGEVASFTTTFSFNLTPSDSNRCMDTWASQTGDGMAFFLAPWPNSNSSTGGGIVLPNATATEGGDLYLFNPSNHFNATGDNRVVAVEFDTFYNVGWDNSTIQHIGIDVNSIVSVASTDTPGMNNLTSPFTKAAMISYDNVTKMLAIDLQINGTPYALNTTVNLTQSLPEIVAVGFSASTGDCVELHQLLSWSFNSTLQEPKLAEVAGAVIKPEPSAKLLLEVLVPTGSVLVCAGAVLLLWRTHARNRRPRQGSDSEESDEQNNGEAATFEMSVAGPRRYYYRDLAAATGGFADENLLGRGGFGSVYQGRLPGSSNEDDNEDQQQQQQLQLQRRRQEVAIKKFNSESSSQSRKEFEAEVKIIARLRHRNLVQLLGWCDSRRGLLLVYELMPEGSLDKHIYSTDKVLNWPERYKIILGLGSALHYLHRDWDQRVVHGDIKPSNILLDSSYNAKLGDFGLARLGDHGTGPQTTDLVKGTMGYIDPEFVNTHRRSTESDIYSFGVVLLEIVSGRSPVDRQDPSFSLLKWVETLYCQQGVGRVLDAADVRLRGDEAHDRQMECALLVGLWCAHRDPGQRPSIAEAMQVLQSEELKLPALSLHMYSKLATPPSVGNVASTVVDDSGVSGSSFASGVRSAETAGTTAGSSESFATLPVVLPPHSTW; this comes from the exons ATGGCTCGCGCGAGCGCATCAGCCCCCTTATATTCTCTCGCTTTCATCTGCCTCAGCTACTCTTTCTTGGTGCTATGCATGCACGTTCCTTCGTCGTCATCGGTTTCATTCAGCTTCAACTTTTCCAACACTACTGGTGACGACCCCTGCGGCGGACTCGAGCTCATGTGCTACCGCGATGCGCATTTCGACAAGACCACATCAGCCATCGAGCTGACAAAGGACCTCCGAGGAGAAATCACCGACAGCCAAGGTCGGGTGTGGTACAAGCTGCCCGTGCCGCTATGGAAAGAGAGCACCGGCGAGGTAGCGAGCTTCACCACCACTTTCTCCTTCAACCTCACGCCGTCCGACTCCAACCGGTGCATGGACACGTGGGCATCTCAGACGGGCGACGGCATGGCCTTCTTCCTTGCGCCTTGGCCTAACTCTAACTCGAGCACCGGCGGCGGCATCGTCCTGCCCAACGCAACCGCAACGGAAGGCGGCGACCTCTACCTTTTCAACCCCAGCAACCATTTCAACGCAACGGGTGACAATCGGGTTGTTGCCGTCGAGTTCGACACATTCTATAATGTAGGATGGGACAACAGTACCATCCAGCACATCGGCATCGATGTCAACTCCATCGTGTCTGTGGCGAGCACGGACACTCCAGGGATGAACAACCTCACATCCCCCTTCACCAAGGCGGCCATGATCAGCTACGACAACGTGACCAAGATGCTAGCCATTGATCTGCAGATCAACGGTACTCCGTACGCCCTGAACACGACCGTCAACCTTACACAAAGCTTGCCGGAGATTGTGGCTGTCGGATTCTCAGCATCGACCGGCGACTGTGTGGAGCTGCACCAGCTCCTGTCTTGGTCCTTCAACTCGACACTCCAAGAACCCAAGTTGGCAGAGGTTGCCGGGGCAGTCATCAAACCAGAGCCCTCGGCGAAATTACTACTGGAGGTACTAGTTCCTACAGGATCTGTTCTCGTATGTGCAGGTGCGGTCCTTCTCCTATGGAGGACGCATGCAAGAAATCGCCGCCCACGTCAAGGTTCCGACAGTGAGGAATCCGACGAGCAAAACAACGGCGAGGCTGCCACCTTCGAAATGAGTGTCGCCGGTCCAAGACGTTACTACTACCGCGATCTCGCCGCTGCAACCGGCGGATTCGCAGACGAGAATTTGCTTGGGCGTGGGGGGTTTGGCAGCGTGTACCAGGGCCGGCTCCCCGGTTCTTCTAACGAGGACGACAATGaagaccagcagcagcagcagcagctgcagctgcagcggcggcggcaggaggTAGCCATCAAGAAGTTCAACTCGGAGTCATCGTCTCAGAGCCGGAAAGAGTTCGAGGCTGAGGTAAAGATCATAGCACGTCTAAGGCATCGCAATCTTGTGCAACTGCTAGGCTGGTGTGATAGCCGTAGAGGACTCTTGCTTGTCTACGAGCTCATGCCCGAAGGGAGCCTTGACAAACACATCTACAGCACTGACAAGGTCTTAAATTGGCCCGAGAG GTACAAGATTATTCTGGGATTGGGATCAGCACTACACTACCTCCATCGGGACTGGGATCAACGTGTTGTGCACGGTGACATAAAGCCAAGCAACATCTTGCTTGACTCGTCCTACAACGCAAAGCTGGGAGACTTCGGTCTGGCCCGCCTCGGCGACCATGGCACCGGCCCGCAGACGACGGACCTCGTCAAGGGCACCATGGGGTACATCGATCCGGAGTTCGTCAACACGCACCGCCGAAGCACAGAGTCAGACATCTACAGCTTCGGCGTCGTCCTGCTCGAGATCGTCTCCGGCCGGTCACCTGTGGACCGCCAGGATCCGTCTTTCTCGCTCCTCAAGTGGGTAGAGACCTTGTACTGCCAGCAGGGCGTCGGCCGCGTCCTGGATGCCGCTGATGTGCGGCTGCGGGGAGACGAAGCCCATGACCGGCAGATGGAGTGTGCTCTGCTCGTCGGGCTCTGGTGCGCGCACCGTGACCCCGGGCAGCGCCCATCCATCGCTGAGGCCATGCAGGTCCTGCAGTCCGAGGAGTTGAAGCTGCCGGCGCTCTCGTTACACATGTACAGCAAGCTGGCGACGCCACCATCTGTTGGCAACGTTGCCTCGACGgtcgtcgatgactctggtgtCTCCGGCAGCTCCTTCGCTAGCGGAGTCCGCTCGGCAGAGACCGCTGGCACGACGGCAGGCTCGTCGGAGTCGTTTGCCACTTTACCAGTAGTACTACCACCCCATTCTACATGGTAG
- the LOC136487388 gene encoding uncharacterized protein isoform X2 → MGPAKSNIEYNPDVGPEAYTNSSVHTRLSSYTEASRLVHGSDYDPRTEERLDPELVMRIGQGKKHGRFYMGDGILEMGCTPPLNRLRAASTSSSVPISQRPTAVASIQAELQQLWDQQKSLLAERKAERAERDSERQRVQALEAQQDGLLKFVQQLGQQQGWEIPAELLAPPPPYCRESTPHQSGRRRTMSKGRRHRTSSHPHLDRHRDRTLGRPTPHSRREPPSET, encoded by the exons atgggcccggcaaagtccaacatcgagtacaacccggatgtgggcccagaggcgtacaccaactccagcgtccacacccgcctcagtTCGTACACGGAGGCATCAAGGTTAGTCCACGGGTCGGACTACgatccgaggaccgaggagcgccttgatcctgagctagtgatgaggattgggcaaggcaagaagcatgggcggttctacaTGGGCGACGGCATCCTCGAGATGGGCTGTACTCCTCCTCTCAACCGTCtacgagcagcgagcacgagctctagcgtgcccataagCCAACGGCCGACAGCGGTGGCTTCAATCCAA gccgagctgcagcaaCTTTGGGATCAGCAAAAGAGTTTGCTGGCTGAGCGTAaggctgagcgggccgagcgggactCCGAGCGTCAGAGGGTacaagctttggaggcccagcaagatggtttgctcaagttcgtgcaacaacttgggcagcaacaaggttgggagatcccagcagagctgcttgcaccaccaccaccatattgtcgagagtctactccg catcaatcggggcggcgtcgaaccatgtcgaagggtcgccggcatcgcacGTCGAGCCATCCCCACCTGGACCGTCACCGGGATCGCACGCTAGGGCGTCCCACCCCTCACAGTCGCCGTGAGCCGCCTTCGGAGACGTGA
- the LOC136487388 gene encoding uncharacterized protein isoform X1 — MGPAKSNIEYNPDVGPEAYTNSSVHTRLSSYTEASRLVHGSDYDPRTEERLDPELVMRIGQGKKHGRFYMGDGILEMGCTPPLNRLRAASTSSSVPISQRPTAVASIQAELQQLWDQQKSLLAERKAERAERDSERQRVQALEAQQDGLLKFVQQLGQQQGWEIPAELLAPPPPYCRESTPVSMSTHVLLSLLMLSVKPSDGLRAGFVDVSAFVPDLLMCWPSCRKCGCRPSCRRFSCRFWKPPRAGKVLPKFLTFLYTPYIFILSLTCNLLSFLQHQSGRRRTMSKGRRHRTSSHPHLDRHRDRTLGRPTPHSRREPPSET; from the exons atgggcccggcaaagtccaacatcgagtacaacccggatgtgggcccagaggcgtacaccaactccagcgtccacacccgcctcagtTCGTACACGGAGGCATCAAGGTTAGTCCACGGGTCGGACTACgatccgaggaccgaggagcgccttgatcctgagctagtgatgaggattgggcaaggcaagaagcatgggcggttctacaTGGGCGACGGCATCCTCGAGATGGGCTGTACTCCTCCTCTCAACCGTCtacgagcagcgagcacgagctctagcgtgcccataagCCAACGGCCGACAGCGGTGGCTTCAATCCAA gccgagctgcagcaaCTTTGGGATCAGCAAAAGAGTTTGCTGGCTGAGCGTAaggctgagcgggccgagcgggactCCGAGCGTCAGAGGGTacaagctttggaggcccagcaagatggtttgctcaagttcgtgcaacaacttgggcagcaacaaggttgggagatcccagcagagctgcttgcaccaccaccaccatattgtcgagagtctactccggtgagtatgagtacgcatgttttactttctttgctcatgcttagtgtcaaacctagtgatggccttcgtgccggatttgttgatgtgtcggcattcgtgccggatttgttgatgtgttggccttcgtgccggaaatgtggttgtcggccttcgtgccgacgtttttcttgcaggttttggaaacctccccgtgcagggaaggtgctgccgaaatttttaacttTTCTTTACactccttacatttttatcttgtcactcacgtgcaatctcctctcttttttgcagcatcaatcggggcggcgtcgaaccatgtcgaagggtcgccggcatcgcacGTCGAGCCATCCCCACCTGGACCGTCACCGGGATCGCACGCTAGGGCGTCCCACCCCTCACAGTCGCCGTGAGCCGCCTTCGGAGACGTGA